The Ruania alba genome has a window encoding:
- the dxs gene encoding 1-deoxy-D-xylulose-5-phosphate synthase — translation MSELENLRSPDDLRTLSPRRVRALAEDIREFLVDSVSRTGGHLGPNLGVVELTLAIHRVFSSPRDSIVFDTGHQAYVHKLLTGRQDFSTLRQRGGLSGYPSRAESDHDVVENSHASTALSWADGISRARLLAGDTDRYVVAVIGDGALTGGMAWEALNNLADSPDQRLVIVVNDNGWSYSPTVGGLARYLDAVRTDRNYERVLGWGKRTLQGAGAPGRLTYDALHGMKKGLKDVLRPQQGLFEELGLKSIGPVDGHDLDALDAALRSARGYAGPVIVHAVTQKGRGYVPAESDAVDRFHTVGKIHPETGLPVVPSRFGWTAVFGDEILTIARSRSDIVGITAAMPEPVGLAPMAREMPDRVIDVGIAEEHALTSAAGMAFAGMHPVVSLYATFLNRAFDQLLMDVALHRAGVTITLDRAGLTGTDGASHNGMWDVALLRLVPGLRLAAPRDEETLRTALREAVAVSDAPTVVRYPKGDLPEPLPAQGRMAGMDVLARAAGDGDARVLVVGIGPFATTAVDVVARLKDQGIGATAVDPRWVIPVPAGLVEAAADVDLVVTIEDGLVTSGFGAAVREALAEQGLTVPVRAHGIPHRFLAHASRGQLEEELGLRPQDIARDTAAAVARDQQGIDITSAPRPSTQP, via the coding sequence GTGAGCGAGCTGGAGAACCTGCGTAGCCCGGACGACCTGCGCACGCTGAGCCCGCGGCGGGTGCGTGCCCTCGCCGAGGACATCCGGGAGTTCCTGGTGGACTCGGTCTCCCGCACCGGGGGGCACCTCGGGCCCAACCTCGGTGTGGTCGAGCTGACCCTCGCCATCCATCGGGTGTTCTCCTCGCCCCGCGACTCCATCGTGTTCGACACCGGCCACCAGGCATACGTGCACAAGCTGCTGACCGGACGACAGGATTTCTCGACGCTCCGTCAGCGCGGTGGCCTCTCCGGGTACCCCAGCCGCGCCGAGTCCGACCACGACGTGGTGGAGAACTCGCATGCCTCCACGGCGCTGTCCTGGGCCGACGGTATCTCCCGTGCCCGGCTGCTCGCCGGGGACACCGATCGATACGTCGTTGCCGTCATCGGCGACGGTGCGCTGACCGGCGGGATGGCCTGGGAGGCCCTGAACAACCTGGCCGACTCGCCGGACCAGCGCCTCGTGATCGTGGTCAACGACAACGGCTGGTCCTACTCGCCGACCGTCGGCGGCCTGGCCCGCTACCTGGACGCCGTGCGCACCGATCGCAACTACGAGCGGGTGCTCGGCTGGGGAAAGCGCACCCTGCAGGGCGCAGGCGCGCCCGGGCGACTCACCTATGACGCGCTGCACGGCATGAAGAAGGGGCTCAAGGATGTGCTCCGCCCTCAGCAGGGCCTCTTCGAGGAGCTGGGCCTGAAGTCGATCGGACCCGTCGACGGGCACGACCTGGACGCCCTGGATGCCGCACTGCGCAGCGCCCGCGGGTACGCCGGCCCGGTGATCGTGCACGCCGTTACGCAGAAGGGCCGTGGCTATGTGCCCGCCGAGAGCGATGCGGTGGACCGGTTCCACACGGTCGGCAAGATCCACCCGGAGACCGGGCTCCCGGTGGTGCCGTCCCGGTTCGGGTGGACGGCTGTCTTCGGTGACGAGATCCTCACGATCGCGAGATCCCGGTCCGATATCGTCGGGATCACCGCAGCGATGCCGGAACCGGTCGGCCTGGCACCGATGGCGCGGGAGATGCCGGACCGAGTGATCGACGTCGGGATTGCCGAGGAGCACGCCCTCACTTCGGCAGCCGGGATGGCGTTCGCCGGGATGCATCCGGTGGTCTCGCTCTACGCCACGTTCCTGAACCGTGCCTTCGACCAGCTGCTGATGGATGTGGCCTTGCACCGGGCCGGGGTGACGATCACCCTGGATCGCGCGGGACTCACCGGAACCGACGGCGCCAGTCACAACGGCATGTGGGATGTAGCCCTGTTGCGGCTCGTGCCCGGGTTGCGGCTCGCGGCGCCGCGCGACGAGGAGACGCTCCGGACGGCGTTGCGCGAGGCGGTCGCGGTGTCCGACGCTCCCACGGTCGTGCGCTACCCCAAGGGCGACCTGCCCGAGCCGTTGCCGGCACAGGGCCGGATGGCCGGGATGGACGTGCTCGCCCGTGCCGCCGGCGACGGGGACGCTCGCGTGCTCGTGGTCGGCATCGGTCCCTTCGCGACCACCGCCGTCGACGTCGTCGCCCGACTGAAGGATCAGGGGATCGGTGCCACCGCGGTGGATCCGCGGTGGGTGATCCCGGTCCCGGCTGGGCTGGTCGAGGCTGCGGCGGACGTGGATCTGGTGGTCACGATCGAGGACGGTCTGGTCACCTCAGGCTTCGGCGCCGCAGTGCGGGAGGCACTCGCCGAGCAGGGGCTCACCGTGCCAGTCCGCGCGCACGGCATCCCGCACCGGTTCCTCGCGCACGCCTCCCGCGGGCAGCTCGAGGAGGAGCTCGGGCTCCGTCCGCAGGACATCGCCAGGGACACGGCCGCGGCTGTCGCCCGGGACCAGCAAGGCATCGACATCACCAGCGCGCCGCGACCGTCGACGCAGCCCTGA
- a CDS encoding ribose-phosphate diphosphokinase: MRNAGTSIAARDIVVFSGSAHPALAERICGELGLELSPSRITRFSNDCLQAQLLENCRQRDVYIVQPVVPPTQEHLMELLLMIDAARGASAAQITAVMPHYAYARSDKKDASRISLGGRLVADMLVSAGADRVLTMTLHAPQVHGFFSVPVDHLTALGVLADHFRETDLTDSIVVSPDLGNAKSATQFARLLGLPVAAGNKQRLADDRVVIDAIVGDVAGKRAIVLDDEIATGGSIVELMDRLSDAGCTGASVACTHGLFTGPAMQRLRDHPKISEVVTTDTVPAPPEWHDLTVRSTSQLFAEAIRRVHVGESVSSLFDGVDPTHAPPQRTLFEAV; this comes from the coding sequence GTGCGGAACGCCGGTACTTCGATCGCCGCCCGAGACATCGTGGTCTTCAGCGGCAGCGCACACCCGGCTCTGGCCGAGCGGATCTGTGGTGAGCTCGGCCTCGAGCTCAGCCCGTCTCGGATCACCCGATTCAGCAATGACTGCCTCCAGGCACAGCTCCTGGAGAACTGTCGCCAGCGGGACGTCTACATCGTGCAGCCGGTGGTGCCGCCCACGCAGGAGCACCTGATGGAGCTACTGCTGATGATCGATGCGGCTCGAGGTGCCTCAGCCGCCCAGATCACCGCAGTGATGCCGCACTACGCCTACGCGCGCTCCGACAAGAAGGATGCCTCACGCATCTCGCTCGGGGGCCGGCTCGTGGCCGACATGCTCGTCAGCGCAGGCGCCGACCGGGTCCTCACCATGACCCTGCATGCCCCTCAGGTGCACGGGTTCTTCTCGGTGCCGGTCGATCACCTCACGGCACTGGGGGTGCTCGCCGACCACTTCCGCGAGACCGACCTCACCGACTCCATCGTGGTCTCTCCGGACCTGGGCAACGCCAAGTCCGCGACGCAGTTCGCCCGGCTGCTCGGTCTGCCGGTCGCGGCCGGGAACAAGCAACGGCTCGCCGATGATCGCGTGGTGATCGACGCGATCGTCGGTGATGTGGCCGGCAAGCGCGCGATCGTCCTCGATGACGAGATCGCCACCGGTGGCTCGATCGTGGAACTGATGGACCGTCTCTCCGACGCCGGCTGTACCGGAGCCTCGGTGGCCTGTACCCACGGACTGTTCACTGGGCCAGCGATGCAACGGCTGCGTGACCACCCCAAGATCTCCGAGGTGGTCACCACGGACACCGTGCCGGCCCCGCCGGAGTGGCACGACCTGACGGTGCGGTCCACGTCCCAGCTGTTCGCCGAGGCGATCCGCCGCGTGCATGTGGGGGAGTCGGTGAGCAGTCTGTTCGACGGTGTGGACCCCACGCACGCACCACCGCAACGCACCCTCTTCGAAGCAGTCTGA
- a CDS encoding thiolase family protein: MPLLGRDVVLVDAVRSPFGRAKPDGLYAHTRADDISVAVVRELLHRHPSVVPDRIGDVAIAATTQDGDQGLTLGRTVGILAGLPRAVPGYAIDRMCAGAMTAVTNVAAQIAVGAIDVAVAGGVEHMGRHQLGAGADVNPRFVAERLVAADALVMGATAENLHDRYPRLTRARADSYAEASQRKYAQALADGHITGDLVPVAVPDPERGWGLATADEPPRPETTVAAMATLPTPFRPGGRVTAATSSPLTDGATAALLMDAETAESLHLQPRMTLVSYAYAGVDPEVMGVGPVPATHRALELAGLTMDDIGAIEINEAFAVQVLAFLDAFDIDDDDERVNPYGGAIAVGHPLAASGVRLMSQLARRFAERPEVRYGMTTMCVGLGQGGTVIWENPHHDASTRVGAADSRQEEVTR; the protein is encoded by the coding sequence ATGCCCTTGCTCGGCCGCGACGTCGTCCTCGTTGACGCTGTCCGATCCCCGTTCGGTCGTGCCAAGCCGGACGGCTTGTACGCACACACCCGCGCGGACGACATCTCCGTCGCTGTCGTCCGCGAGCTGCTCCACCGCCACCCCAGCGTGGTACCGGACCGGATCGGCGACGTGGCGATCGCCGCCACCACGCAGGATGGCGACCAGGGCCTCACGCTCGGACGGACCGTCGGGATATTGGCCGGCCTGCCTCGCGCGGTGCCTGGCTACGCGATCGATCGGATGTGCGCAGGTGCGATGACCGCCGTGACCAATGTCGCGGCTCAGATCGCCGTCGGTGCGATCGATGTCGCTGTGGCCGGCGGGGTTGAACACATGGGGCGCCATCAGCTGGGGGCCGGTGCCGACGTGAATCCTCGGTTCGTCGCCGAACGTCTGGTTGCTGCCGACGCCCTCGTGATGGGAGCCACGGCGGAGAACCTGCACGACCGCTACCCACGGCTCACCCGCGCACGGGCGGACAGCTACGCGGAAGCCTCGCAGCGCAAGTACGCCCAGGCGCTGGCGGACGGGCACATCACCGGTGACCTGGTCCCGGTCGCGGTTCCGGATCCGGAGCGTGGGTGGGGCCTGGCCACCGCCGACGAGCCACCACGGCCGGAGACCACGGTCGCAGCCATGGCGACTCTCCCGACGCCGTTCCGGCCGGGCGGACGGGTCACGGCCGCCACGTCCTCCCCGTTGACCGACGGTGCGACAGCGGCGCTGCTGATGGATGCCGAGACCGCAGAGAGCCTGCACCTGCAGCCCCGCATGACCCTCGTCTCCTACGCCTATGCGGGTGTCGACCCCGAGGTGATGGGAGTGGGCCCGGTGCCGGCCACGCACCGAGCACTCGAGCTCGCCGGACTGACCATGGACGACATCGGTGCGATCGAGATCAACGAAGCGTTCGCCGTCCAGGTGCTCGCCTTCCTGGACGCCTTCGACATCGACGACGACGACGAACGAGTGAACCCCTATGGCGGAGCGATTGCGGTGGGGCACCCGTTGGCCGCCTCGGGTGTGCGGCTGATGAGCCAGCTGGCTCGCCGGTTCGCCGAGCGTCCCGAGGTGCGATACGGCATGACCACGATGTGCGTGGGACTCGGCCAGGGCGGGACGGTGATCTGGGAGAACCCGCACCACGACGCCTCAACCCGGGTCGGTGCAGCAGATTCACGTCAGGAAGAGGTCACCCGATGA
- a CDS encoding 3-hydroxyacyl-CoA dehydrogenase NAD-binding domain-containing protein: protein MSERVTHSLVRDVTLSGHGTLALITLDNGAGPRKPNTVGPEGMAELRAALESLTIRARAGEIVGVAVTGKPFHFAAGADLHGAAELTSPEAARGIAVAGHETFRLLSDMPVPTFAFVSGAALGGGLELALSCHYRTVSGAVRGIGLPEVFLGLIPGWGGTYLLPRLIGMERALSVIVENPLRQNTQLSGPEAARLGIADVVLDPADFVAESLRWSAQVIGGATVPPRGERDDPDTARALVESARTEVQSRLHEAAPAPGLALDLLHLSAGGDRDECFEAENAALTDLICSPEFAASVYAFDLTTRRAKAPVGAPDQELARPVRSVGIAGAGLMASQLALLFARRMRVPVVMRDLDSTRTERGLQFVADEVQKLVTKDRITAAEGNRIRSLVSATTVLEDLGSADLVIEAVFEELDIKKQVFAELEQVVSPDAVLATNTSALSVSAMAADLTHPERVVGLHFFNPVAQMPLVEVVRAEHTDDAAYATAFAVAAACRKSAIAVADAPGFVVNRLLVRLLGEILGSLEDGTEVRTADRALWPLGLPMGPFQLLQLVGPAVAGHVLDTLREHLGERYPTSPGLAAMIADGAAFVEYEGRPSASSPVDTSIEQYFGSRAEVGGQDEAGLLQRVRDALAEEVELMLNEHVVAEAADIDLGMILGAGWPFHLGGITPYLNRTS from the coding sequence ATGAGCGAACGCGTCACCCACTCACTGGTCCGGGACGTCACCCTGAGCGGTCATGGCACCCTGGCCCTGATCACCCTCGACAACGGCGCCGGGCCACGCAAGCCGAACACCGTCGGTCCCGAGGGGATGGCCGAGCTCCGTGCAGCCCTGGAGAGCCTCACCATCCGCGCTCGCGCAGGCGAGATCGTCGGTGTGGCAGTCACCGGCAAGCCGTTCCACTTCGCCGCGGGCGCAGATCTGCACGGTGCGGCCGAGCTGACCAGCCCCGAGGCGGCGCGTGGGATCGCGGTGGCCGGTCATGAGACGTTCCGGCTGCTCAGCGACATGCCGGTCCCGACCTTCGCGTTCGTGTCCGGTGCCGCGCTCGGCGGCGGGTTGGAGCTCGCGCTCTCCTGCCACTACCGCACGGTCTCCGGCGCCGTGCGCGGGATCGGTCTGCCCGAGGTGTTCCTCGGCCTCATCCCCGGCTGGGGCGGCACCTATCTGCTCCCCCGGCTGATCGGGATGGAACGGGCGCTCAGCGTGATCGTGGAGAACCCGCTGCGGCAGAACACCCAGCTCAGTGGTCCCGAAGCGGCCCGGCTGGGTATCGCCGATGTGGTGCTGGACCCAGCCGACTTCGTCGCGGAGTCGCTACGCTGGAGCGCCCAGGTGATCGGTGGAGCGACCGTGCCCCCGCGCGGCGAGCGGGACGATCCGGACACCGCGCGTGCGCTCGTGGAATCGGCCCGGACCGAGGTGCAGTCACGCCTGCACGAGGCGGCGCCCGCCCCCGGCCTGGCGCTGGATCTGTTGCACCTGTCCGCAGGTGGCGACCGCGACGAGTGCTTCGAGGCGGAGAACGCGGCCCTGACCGACCTGATCTGCTCGCCGGAGTTCGCCGCGTCCGTCTACGCCTTCGATCTCACCACCCGACGAGCGAAGGCGCCGGTCGGTGCCCCCGACCAGGAGCTCGCCCGTCCGGTCCGGTCGGTCGGGATCGCCGGTGCCGGACTGATGGCCTCGCAGCTTGCGCTGCTCTTCGCGCGCCGGATGCGCGTGCCGGTGGTGATGCGCGACCTGGACAGCACCCGCACCGAGCGCGGCCTGCAGTTCGTGGCGGATGAGGTGCAGAAACTGGTCACCAAGGACAGGATCACTGCCGCGGAGGGGAACCGGATCCGGTCCCTCGTCAGCGCCACGACAGTGCTCGAGGATCTGGGTTCGGCCGACCTGGTGATCGAGGCGGTCTTCGAAGAGCTGGACATCAAGAAGCAGGTCTTCGCCGAGCTGGAGCAGGTGGTCAGCCCGGATGCGGTACTGGCCACGAACACCTCCGCACTCTCGGTCTCCGCTATGGCCGCGGATCTGACGCACCCCGAGCGAGTGGTGGGACTGCACTTCTTCAACCCGGTGGCACAGATGCCACTGGTGGAGGTGGTCCGGGCCGAGCACACCGACGACGCCGCGTACGCCACCGCGTTCGCCGTGGCCGCGGCATGCCGCAAGTCCGCCATCGCCGTGGCGGACGCTCCCGGATTCGTAGTCAACCGCCTGCTCGTTCGGTTGCTCGGTGAGATTCTCGGTTCCTTGGAGGACGGCACCGAGGTGCGGACGGCTGATCGTGCGCTCTGGCCGCTGGGCCTGCCGATGGGGCCGTTCCAGTTGCTCCAGCTGGTCGGTCCGGCGGTCGCCGGCCACGTGCTGGACACGCTGCGCGAGCACCTCGGGGAGCGCTACCCCACTTCCCCCGGCCTCGCTGCGATGATCGCCGACGGCGCCGCGTTCGTGGAGTACGAGGGTCGCCCGAGTGCCTCCTCACCTGTCGACACGAGCATCGAGCAGTACTTCGGGTCACGGGCTGAGGTCGGAGGCCAGGACGAGGCCGGCCTCCTGCAGCGGGTCCGGGACGCCCTGGCCGAGGAGGTGGAGCTGATGCTGAACGAGCACGTGGTCGCCGAGGCGGCCGACATCGATCTCGGCATGATCCTCGGTGCCGGCTGGCCGTTCCACCTCGGTGGCATCACGCCCTACCTGAACCGCACGTCCTGA
- a CDS encoding YqaJ viral recombinase family protein, whose protein sequence is MIEAAGYRVVRTGDGTPVSSRHRVAWLRARLWGVTATDARRLVTATGRVSKQRRRLLEAKLTGWEGPRLPQFEHGIEREPVIAAWVQQRFGIAPSGWLCAGTNPRHLATPDGLGEHSIAEIKTSVDDLDGAARTYRDQLQWQLHVTERERVLFVVENRHSYRRDFRWVERDDERIAMLSEHADSFLHELDELRALHVAAGDELLDHRSGRLVQDLSPGPQPVRARTMDSRAG, encoded by the coding sequence GTGATCGAGGCAGCCGGATACCGAGTGGTGCGCACGGGGGACGGCACCCCGGTGTCCTCCCGGCATCGTGTGGCGTGGCTGCGGGCCCGGTTGTGGGGCGTCACCGCCACGGACGCCCGCCGACTGGTCACCGCAACCGGCAGGGTGAGCAAGCAGCGTCGACGCCTCCTCGAGGCCAAGCTCACCGGGTGGGAAGGGCCCCGCCTGCCCCAATTCGAGCACGGGATCGAGCGAGAGCCAGTGATCGCCGCGTGGGTGCAACAACGGTTCGGTATCGCCCCGAGCGGTTGGCTCTGTGCCGGGACGAACCCGCGCCATCTCGCCACCCCGGACGGACTGGGCGAGCACTCGATCGCCGAGATCAAGACATCCGTGGACGACCTCGACGGTGCCGCGCGCACCTATCGGGACCAGCTGCAGTGGCAGCTGCACGTGACCGAGCGCGAGCGGGTGCTGTTCGTCGTGGAGAACCGGCACAGCTACCGGCGCGACTTCCGGTGGGTCGAGCGGGACGACGAACGCATCGCGATGCTGTCTGAGCATGCCGACTCCTTCCTCCACGAGCTGGACGAGTTGCGCGCCCTGCACGTGGCCGCGGGTGATGAGCTGCTCGATCATCGGTCCGGTCGCCTGGTGCAGGACCTGAGTCCCGGCCCGCAGCCGGTACGGGCACGTACGATGGACTCCCGAGCAGGCTAG
- a CDS encoding GuaB1 family IMP dehydrogenase-related protein has product MRFLPGHHLTHDLTYDDVFLAPSYSEVTSRFDVDLASIDGTGTTIPIVVANMTAISGRRMAETMARRGGLAVLPQDLPLAEVRRTIASVKGRHPVLETPVTVAPTDTVHTVLTLLDKRAHGAAVVLEQGRPVGVVTRSDCQGVDQFTQTEDVMSPDPTVLDLDVLEGPDALRAAFETQHAARRRFSPVVDTSGRLCGVLTRLGALRSSIYTPALDDAGRLRIAAAVGVNGDVAARARGLLEAGADVLVVDTAHGHQAKMIEALRAVRALDPQVPIVAGNVVTADGVTDLVEAGADIVKVGVGPGAMCTTRMMTAVGRPQFSAVAECASRASELGKYVWADGGIRHPRDVALALAAGASQVMVGSWFAGTYESTGDLRTDPDGRQYKESYGMASSRAVAARTAADASAFERARKSLYEEGISASKIYLDPARPGVEDLLDHITAGLRSACTYAGAVTLPEFAERALVGLQSRAGYDEGRPLPGGW; this is encoded by the coding sequence ATGAGATTCCTGCCGGGACACCACCTCACCCACGACCTCACCTACGACGACGTCTTCCTCGCCCCGTCGTACTCGGAGGTCACCTCCCGGTTCGACGTGGACCTGGCGAGCATCGACGGCACCGGCACCACCATCCCGATCGTGGTGGCGAACATGACGGCGATCAGTGGCCGTCGAATGGCGGAGACGATGGCCCGCCGGGGCGGCCTCGCCGTGCTCCCGCAGGACCTGCCGTTGGCCGAGGTGCGCCGCACGATCGCCTCGGTCAAGGGGCGCCATCCGGTGCTGGAGACGCCGGTGACGGTCGCTCCGACGGATACGGTCCACACGGTGCTGACCCTGCTGGACAAGAGGGCGCACGGGGCAGCGGTGGTGCTGGAGCAGGGACGTCCCGTCGGGGTTGTCACCCGGTCCGACTGCCAGGGGGTGGACCAGTTCACCCAGACCGAGGACGTCATGTCGCCGGACCCCACGGTGCTCGACCTGGATGTCCTGGAGGGGCCGGATGCGCTGCGCGCTGCGTTCGAGACCCAGCATGCCGCCCGACGGCGATTCTCTCCGGTGGTGGACACGTCCGGTCGGCTGTGCGGTGTCCTCACCCGGCTCGGTGCACTTCGTTCCTCCATCTACACGCCTGCCCTGGACGATGCCGGCCGCTTGCGGATCGCAGCGGCTGTCGGGGTCAACGGGGACGTCGCGGCCCGCGCCCGAGGACTGCTCGAGGCCGGCGCCGACGTCCTGGTGGTGGACACCGCGCACGGGCACCAGGCGAAGATGATCGAGGCGCTCCGCGCCGTGCGCGCACTCGACCCCCAGGTCCCGATCGTGGCCGGCAACGTGGTGACGGCTGATGGTGTCACGGACCTGGTCGAGGCAGGGGCAGACATCGTCAAGGTCGGCGTCGGCCCCGGAGCGATGTGCACCACCCGGATGATGACCGCCGTCGGACGCCCGCAGTTCTCGGCCGTGGCAGAGTGCGCCTCCCGTGCGAGCGAGCTCGGTAAGTACGTGTGGGCCGACGGCGGTATTCGCCACCCGCGCGACGTCGCCCTGGCCCTGGCTGCCGGCGCCAGTCAGGTGATGGTGGGGTCCTGGTTCGCCGGCACGTACGAGTCGACCGGAGACCTCCGGACCGATCCGGACGGGCGCCAGTACAAGGAGAGCTACGGCATGGCCTCCTCCCGGGCGGTGGCCGCACGGACCGCGGCCGACGCCAGCGCCTTCGAACGCGCCCGTAAGAGCTTGTACGAGGAGGGGATCTCCGCGTCGAAGATCTACCTCGACCCCGCACGTCCGGGTGTGGAGGACCTGCTCGACCACATCACGGCGGGCCTACGCAGCGCCTGCACCTATGCCGGGGCAGTGACCCTGCCCGAGTTCGCCGAGCGGGCGCTGGTCGGGCTCCAGTCCAGGGCCGGGTACGACGAGGGCCGCCCCCTCCCCGGTGGGTGGTGA